One Brassica napus cultivar Da-Ae chromosome C2, Da-Ae, whole genome shotgun sequence DNA window includes the following coding sequences:
- the LOC125581252 gene encoding metal-nicotianamine transporter YSL3-like has product MLQIKQEETLFSIYRRKNMRSSLMVEKDARIEVEREERDDLEETQNEPDDFNSIPPWKSQITFRGIVASLIIGIIYNLIVMKLNLTTGLIPTLNVSAALSAFVLLRSWTKLLTKAGIMTKPFTKQENTVVQTCAVACYSVTIGGGFGSYLLSLNTRTYEQSGVHTEGNSPGSTKEPGIGWMTCFLFFTCFVGLLALVPLRKVGT; this is encoded by the exons ATGCTTCagataaaacaagaagaaactCTGTTTTCTATTTACAGAAGAAAAAACATGAGGAGCTCCTTGATGGTGGAGAAAGATGCAAGAATTGAggtagagagagaagaaagagatgacTTGGAAGAGACGCAAAACGAACCAGATGATTTCAACTCAATTCCACCATGGAAGAGTCAAATCACTTTCAGAGGGATCGTTGCAAGCTTGATCATTGGTATTATCTACAATCTGATCGTGATGAAGCTAAACCTAACCACAGGTTTGATCCCCACCCTAAACGTCTCTGCAGCACTTTCAGCATTCGTGTTGCTTAGAAGCTGGACAAAGCTACTCACAAAGGCAGGGATTATGACTAAACCGTTCACTAAACAAGAGAACACTGTGGTGCAAACATGTGCTGTTGCATGTTACAGCGTTACAATAGGAG GTGGGTTTGGTTCGTACCTTCTTAGTTTGAACACAAGGACTTATGAACAGTCAGGAGTTCACACTGAGGGGAATAGTCCGGGAAGCACAAAAGAGCCAGGGATTGGTTGGATGACTTGTTTCTTGTTCTTTACTTGCTTTGTTGGTCTTTTGGCACTGGTTCCTTTAAGAAAGGTAGGGACTTGA